DNA sequence from the Deltaproteobacteria bacterium genome:
GATGGGCAAGGAGACCGAGTTCGTGCGCACGCCCAAGCACGGCGTGGTGGCCGGCGGCGGCTGGCAGAACTGGAAGTCCAAGCGCTACCGGGCGGCCAAGAACCTGATCCCGTACTTCGAGCTCTTCATGGCGGGCTACTTCGCCGTGGCCATGCTGCTCGCGGTGCTCGGGAAGCACTGGGTCTCGCTGCCGTTCCTCATGCTCTTCCTCGTCGGCTACCTCTATGTCGGCGCGCTCTCCGTCCATCAGCGGCGGTAGCGAGCGGCGGCGCCCAGCTTGCGCGCCCCGCAGGTCTGCATCATATCCCCTGCGATCTTCCTGGAGGCCCCATGGACGCGACGGCGCTGAAGGCGCAGCAGCACGCGACCTGGACGGGAGCCGCGCCCGGCTGGAGGCGGCACGACGCCCGGCTGGCGGGCATCACCCGCTCGGTGTCGGAACGACTCATCGCCGAGCTTCGCCCAGGGCAGCGGGTGCTGGACATCGCCTGCGGCACCGGGGAGCCGGCCCTGCCGGCGGCCGAGCGCGTGGGACCGACCGGGTACGTGCTGGCCACGGACTTCGTGGCCGAGATGGTGGCTTTCGCCCGCGAGAAGGCCGTCGCCCGCGGCCTGGCGAACATCGAGTTCCGGCACGTCGACGGGGAGTGCCTTGAGGTGCCGGAGGCGAGCTTCGACGCCGTCACGATGCGCTGGGGGCTCATGTTCATGCCCGACCCGGTCGCGTGTCTCGTCCGTGCTCGCGCGGCCCTCAAGCCCGGCGGGGCTGTGTCCCTGGCCTGCTGGTGCGGTCCGGAGAGGAACCCGTGGGCGTCCATTCCGCTCGCCGTGATGCGGCGGCACGTGGAGCTGCCGGCGGTGGCTCCGGGGGCCCCCGGCATCTTCGCCTTCGCCGACCGGGCGCGGCTCGAGCAGACCCTGGTCGCGGCCGGCTTTTCGGACGTGAGGCTCGACGAACACGCGCTCGTTATGAGCGAGTTCGCCTCGGGTGCGGACTATGTTGATTTCACGCTCGAGGTTGCTGGCCCCGTCGCCCAGCTCGTCGCGCAGCTGCCCGCCGAGACGTGGGCCGTGGTGCGGCGAGAGATCGAGCAGGCGGCCGAGGAGCCGACCGGCGGGGGCGTCCGCCTCACGGGAGTGACGTGGATCGCCAGGGCCCGCGTCTGATGCCTTGACTCCGACGGGAACGAGGCTACCTTAGGGAGGCCTAGGCCCCATAGGGGGGCGAAATGGCTTCGACGGGGGTGAGGTTAGAGTAGGCTGCAAGCGGAGGGTCTCTGCCACCTCCATAATCCGGTGGGGAAAACACAACTGCGAACGATAACGCCCGCGAGGGTCTCGTCGCTCAAGCCGCCTAACTAGTGGCTTGACGCTGTT
Encoded proteins:
- a CDS encoding class I SAM-dependent methyltransferase, producing MDATALKAQQHATWTGAAPGWRRHDARLAGITRSVSERLIAELRPGQRVLDIACGTGEPALPAAERVGPTGYVLATDFVAEMVAFAREKAVARGLANIEFRHVDGECLEVPEASFDAVTMRWGLMFMPDPVACLVRARAALKPGGAVSLACWCGPERNPWASIPLAVMRRHVELPAVAPGAPGIFAFADRARLEQTLVAAGFSDVRLDEHALVMSEFASGADYVDFTLEVAGPVAQLVAQLPAETWAVVRREIEQAAEEPTGGGVRLTGVTWIARARV